The following are from one region of the Pseudomonas lalucatii genome:
- a CDS encoding CoA-transferase subunit beta → MSAYSTNEMMTVAAARRLNNGAVCFVGIGLPSKAANLARLTSSPDVVLIYESGPIGAKPSVLPLSIGDGELAETADTVVPTGEIFRYWLQGGRIDVGFLGAAQVDKYGNINTTVIGDYHAPRVRLPGAGGAPEIAGSAKQVLIILKQSHRTFVDKLAFITSVGHGEGGDHRQQLGLPGAGPVGIITDLCIMEPEAGTNEFVVTSLHPGVTREQVVAATGWAIRFADSVAETAAPTAVELEALRALEARTAAAHGQAGGEE, encoded by the coding sequence ATGAGCGCCTACAGCACCAATGAAATGATGACCGTGGCCGCCGCCCGCCGCCTGAACAACGGCGCGGTGTGCTTCGTCGGCATCGGCCTGCCGTCCAAGGCCGCCAACCTGGCGCGCCTGACGTCCTCGCCGGACGTGGTACTGATCTACGAATCCGGCCCGATCGGCGCCAAACCGAGTGTGCTGCCGCTGTCCATCGGCGACGGCGAACTGGCCGAGACCGCCGACACCGTGGTGCCCACCGGCGAGATCTTCCGCTACTGGCTGCAGGGCGGGCGCATCGACGTCGGCTTCCTCGGCGCCGCCCAGGTCGACAAGTACGGCAACATCAACACCACGGTGATCGGCGATTATCATGCGCCCAGGGTGCGCCTGCCGGGTGCCGGCGGCGCGCCGGAGATCGCCGGTTCGGCCAAGCAGGTGCTGATCATCCTCAAGCAGTCGCACCGTACCTTCGTCGACAAGCTGGCCTTCATCACCTCGGTCGGCCATGGCGAGGGCGGCGACCACCGCCAGCAGCTGGGCCTGCCCGGCGCCGGCCCGGTGGGCATCATCACCGACCTGTGCATCATGGAGCCGGAAGCCGGCACCAACGAGTTCGTCGTCACCTCGCTGCACCCGGGGGTGACCCGCGAGCAGGTGGTGGCCGCCACCGGCTGGGCCATCCGCTTTGCCGACAGCGTCGCCGAGACCGCCGCGCCGACGGCAGTGGAGCTCGAAGCCCTGCGCGCCCTGGAGGCCCGCACCGCCGCCGCCCACGGCCAGGCCGGAGGTGAGGAATGA
- a CDS encoding CoA transferase subunit A produces MAEIISLGEAIKRFVNDGDTVALEGFTHLIPTAASHELIRQNKRELTLVRMTPDLVYDLLIGAGCAKKLVFSWGGNPGVGSLHRLRDAVEKGWPQPLEIEEHSHADLANAYVAGASGLPFAVLRAYAGSDLPKVNPLIKTVTCPFTGEVLAAVPSVRPDVTVIHAQKADRKGNVLLWGILGVQKEAALAAKRCIVTVEEIVDDLNAPMNACVLPSWALTAVCHVPGGAHPSYALGYSERDNRFYQAWDPIARDRERFSAWIDEYIRGTADFSEFKAKLAAQQEAK; encoded by the coding sequence ATGGCCGAAATCATTTCCCTGGGCGAGGCGATCAAACGCTTCGTCAACGACGGCGACACCGTCGCCCTCGAAGGCTTCACGCACCTGATCCCCACCGCCGCCAGCCATGAGCTGATCCGCCAGAACAAGCGCGAGCTGACCCTGGTACGCATGACCCCGGACCTGGTCTATGACCTGCTGATCGGTGCCGGTTGCGCCAAAAAGCTGGTGTTCTCCTGGGGTGGCAACCCCGGCGTCGGCTCGCTGCACCGCCTGCGCGACGCGGTGGAGAAGGGCTGGCCGCAGCCGCTGGAAATCGAGGAACACAGCCATGCGGACCTGGCCAACGCCTATGTCGCCGGCGCCTCGGGCCTGCCGTTCGCCGTGTTGCGCGCCTACGCCGGCTCCGACCTGCCCAAGGTCAACCCGCTGATCAAGACGGTCACCTGCCCGTTCACCGGCGAAGTGCTGGCGGCGGTACCGAGCGTGCGCCCGGACGTCACCGTGATCCATGCGCAGAAGGCCGACCGCAAGGGCAACGTGCTGCTCTGGGGCATCCTCGGCGTGCAGAAGGAAGCTGCCCTGGCGGCCAAGCGCTGCATCGTCACCGTCGAAGAGATCGTCGACGACCTGAATGCGCCGATGAACGCCTGCGTTCTGCCGAGCTGGGCGCTGACCGCGGTCTGCCATGTGCCGGGCGGGGCCCATCCGTCCTATGCCCTGGGCTACTCCGAGCGCGACAACCGCTTCTACCAGGCCTGGGACCCGATCGCCCGGGATCGCGAGCGCTTCAGCGCCTGGATCGACGAATACATCCGCGGCACCGCCGATTTCTCAGAGTTCAAGGCCAAACTGGCCGCGCAGCAGGAGGCCAAGTGA
- a CDS encoding methyl-accepting chemotaxis protein: MTQIAAQSPRRWQKPLAALLQLTAALAAAGLLLDSPLEEGLAALSLACLALAGLLYQRLPPTLVEVPVSVPAPLPPAPEPALPAAAAPVEAPVAPVPALRAPLAQLLEGIQRTEQDMQYATDLARAGGEKVQFSAASIQACEAAIRELAGYMDSIDRVFDGLSQQSLRIGAIVGSIQDIAKQTNLLALNAAIEAARAGDHGRGFAVVADEVRHLAQRANESSGEIRQIAAGLQQSAQEARAGLEHIGQSTGTGLEKAAAALGAMDEMRAGAVARLEIVERIVQRLHAQRTLTLGMAEALA, from the coding sequence ATGACCCAGATAGCTGCTCAATCCCCACGCCGCTGGCAGAAACCCCTGGCGGCGCTGTTGCAACTGACGGCGGCCCTGGCCGCCGCCGGCCTGCTGCTCGATAGTCCCCTGGAAGAGGGGCTGGCCGCACTGTCGTTGGCCTGCCTCGCCCTGGCCGGGCTGCTCTATCAGCGCTTGCCGCCGACCCTGGTCGAGGTGCCGGTGTCGGTGCCTGCGCCGCTACCGCCGGCGCCGGAACCGGCGTTGCCGGCAGCGGCAGCGCCGGTCGAAGCGCCGGTCGCTCCCGTGCCTGCGCTGCGCGCCCCCCTGGCGCAGTTGCTCGAGGGCATCCAGCGCACCGAGCAGGACATGCAGTACGCCACCGACCTGGCGCGCGCCGGCGGCGAGAAGGTGCAGTTCAGCGCCGCCAGCATCCAGGCGTGCGAGGCGGCGATCCGCGAACTGGCCGGCTACATGGACAGCATCGACCGGGTGTTCGATGGCCTGTCGCAACAGTCGCTGCGCATCGGCGCCATCGTCGGCAGCATTCAGGACATCGCCAAGCAGACCAACCTGCTGGCGCTCAACGCGGCCATCGAGGCTGCGCGGGCGGGTGATCACGGCCGCGGTTTCGCCGTGGTCGCCGACGAGGTGCGCCACCTGGCCCAGCGCGCCAACGAGTCCAGTGGCGAGATTCGCCAGATCGCCGCCGGCCTGCAGCAATCGGCGCAGGAGGCAAGGGCAGGGCTCGAGCACATCGGCCAATCCACCGGCACGGGCCTGGAGAAGGCTGCCGCCGCCCTGGGCGCCATGGACGAGATGCGTGCCGGGGCCGTGGCGCGGCTGGAGATAGTCGAGCGCATCGTCCAGCGCCTGCACGCGCAGCGCACCCTGACCCTGGGCATGGCGGAGGCGCTTGCCTAG
- a CDS encoding ABC transporter ATP-binding protein: MSTQALVQATGLHTYYGNSHVLHGVDLQIQPGETLALMGRNGMGKSTTIRSLLGLTPARRGEVLIRGERCGGRATHQIIRRGIGYVPEGRGMFPNLSVRESLIMAARPGLDGRRDWDLERVLATFPRLAERFAHLTGNLSGGEQQMVAIGRALMTNPELVILDEATEGLAPLIRKEIWQVIRLIKASGIATLVVDKNVNVLLDLTDRSMIMVKGRVVYDGPSAELKTRPEILQNHIGL; the protein is encoded by the coding sequence ATGAGCACACAAGCCCTGGTGCAGGCCACCGGCCTGCATACCTACTACGGCAACAGCCACGTCCTGCATGGCGTCGACCTGCAGATCCAGCCGGGCGAGACCCTGGCGCTGATGGGGCGCAACGGCATGGGCAAGAGCACCACCATCCGCTCGTTGCTGGGCCTGACCCCGGCGCGGCGCGGCGAGGTGCTGATCCGTGGCGAGCGTTGCGGCGGCCGCGCCACCCACCAGATCATCCGCCGCGGCATCGGCTACGTGCCGGAAGGCCGCGGCATGTTCCCCAACCTGAGCGTGCGCGAGAGCCTGATCATGGCGGCCCGGCCGGGCCTGGACGGACGCCGCGACTGGGACCTGGAGCGGGTGCTGGCGACCTTCCCGCGCCTGGCCGAGCGCTTCGCTCACCTGACCGGCAACCTCTCCGGCGGCGAGCAGCAGATGGTGGCCATCGGTCGCGCGCTGATGACCAACCCCGAGCTGGTGATCCTCGACGAGGCCACCGAGGGCCTGGCGCCGCTGATCCGCAAGGAGATCTGGCAGGTGATCCGGCTGATCAAGGCCAGCGGCATCGCCACCCTGGTGGTGGACAAGAACGTCAACGTGCTGCTCGACCTGACCGATCGCAGCATGATCATGGTCAAGGGGCGGGTGGTTTATGACGGCCCCAGCGCCGAGCTGAAGACCCGGCCCGAGATCCTGCAGAACCATATCGGCCTGTGA
- a CDS encoding ABC transporter ATP-binding protein, producing the protein MSTPVLQTRGLSKAFGGLRAVSDISLSVAPCEVHAIIGPNGAGKSTMVNLLSGHLKPSAGQILFHGRDITGLAPNRVSHLGIGRSFQRTNIFPSFTCLENCWLAAQSRLKNSFRFFRRCEAYAEVRERAERALELCGLARHRDSLADALSYGEQRQLEIGMVLATEPSFLLLDEPMAGMGKDESARVVELLASLSKQYAMVLVEHDMDAVFSIAKTLTVMVNGELLASGPLDQVRNDPAVQQAYLGDGEEQF; encoded by the coding sequence ATGAGCACCCCTGTCCTGCAAACCCGCGGACTGAGCAAGGCCTTCGGCGGCCTGCGCGCGGTCAGCGACATCTCCCTGAGCGTGGCGCCCTGCGAGGTGCATGCGATCATCGGCCCCAACGGCGCCGGCAAGAGCACCATGGTCAACCTGCTGTCCGGCCACCTCAAACCCAGCGCCGGGCAGATCCTCTTTCACGGCCGCGACATCACCGGCCTGGCGCCCAACCGGGTGTCGCACCTGGGCATCGGCCGCAGCTTCCAGCGCACCAACATCTTCCCCAGCTTCACCTGCCTGGAGAACTGCTGGCTGGCCGCACAATCGCGGTTGAAGAACTCCTTCCGCTTCTTCCGCCGCTGCGAGGCCTACGCCGAGGTGCGCGAGCGCGCCGAGCGGGCCCTGGAGCTGTGCGGCCTGGCCCGGCACCGCGACAGCCTGGCCGATGCCCTGAGCTACGGCGAGCAACGCCAGCTGGAAATCGGCATGGTGCTGGCCACCGAACCGAGCTTCCTGCTGCTCGACGAGCCCATGGCCGGCATGGGCAAGGACGAGTCGGCGCGGGTGGTCGAGCTGCTCGCCAGCCTGTCCAAGCAGTACGCCATGGTCCTGGTCGAGCACGACATGGACGCGGTGTTCAGCATCGCCAAGACCCTGACCGTGATGGTCAACGGCGAGCTGCTGGCCAGCGGTCCGCTGGACCAGGTGCGCAACGATCCGGCGGTACAGCAGGCCTATCTGGGCGACGGCGAGGAGCAATTCTGA
- a CDS encoding branched-chain amino acid ABC transporter permease produces MRPLPPVIRYLLLALTLLLAGFPLFGESLSGEQHGFHLQQLTHIMILALVALSLDLLVGVTGMVSLAQAAFFGIAGYSLVLFAPEFEAVNFWLALALCLAVSAAAALLMGLLIIRTSGIFFIMATIAFSQMLYYLFHDASFAGGSDGIYLFLKPDVRIAGVQLLDLENPRSLFYLVLGSLVLVYLLLRSFLRAPFGRVLLGIKHNEERVRSMGYNPLFYKLAAFVIAGTIAGYAGMLSATQYGFVSPGQVSWQLSAHALVMVILGGMGSLFGAIFGAFAFEGLHQLFAGLTPHWELPMGLVVIAMVLLLPRGIAGLLLQLCTPRNAVSTAETEPSAPDTLKKEAGL; encoded by the coding sequence ATGCGTCCCTTACCCCCTGTCATTCGCTATCTGCTGCTGGCGCTGACCCTGCTGCTGGCCGGCTTTCCGCTGTTCGGCGAGAGCCTCAGCGGCGAGCAGCACGGCTTTCACCTGCAGCAGCTGACCCACATCATGATCCTCGCCCTGGTCGCCCTCAGCCTCGACCTGCTGGTGGGCGTGACCGGCATGGTCAGCCTGGCCCAGGCGGCCTTCTTCGGCATCGCCGGCTACAGCCTGGTGCTGTTCGCCCCGGAGTTCGAGGCGGTGAACTTCTGGCTGGCCCTGGCCCTGTGCCTGGCGGTCAGCGCCGCCGCCGCTTTGCTGATGGGCCTGCTGATCATCCGCACCTCGGGCATCTTCTTCATCATGGCGACCATCGCCTTCTCGCAGATGCTCTACTACCTGTTCCACGACGCGTCCTTCGCCGGCGGCTCGGACGGCATCTACCTGTTCCTCAAGCCTGATGTGCGCATCGCCGGGGTCCAGCTGCTCGACCTGGAGAACCCGCGCAGCCTGTTCTACCTGGTGCTCGGCTCGCTGGTGCTGGTCTACCTGCTGTTGCGCAGCTTCCTGCGTGCGCCGTTCGGCCGGGTGTTGCTGGGTATCAAGCACAACGAGGAGCGGGTCCGCTCCATGGGCTACAACCCGCTGTTCTACAAGCTGGCGGCCTTCGTCATCGCCGGCACCATCGCCGGCTACGCCGGCATGCTCTCGGCCACCCAGTACGGTTTCGTCAGCCCCGGCCAGGTCAGCTGGCAGCTCTCGGCCCACGCCCTGGTGATGGTCATCCTCGGCGGCATGGGCAGCCTGTTCGGCGCCATCTTCGGCGCCTTCGCCTTCGAGGGCCTGCACCAGCTGTTCGCCGGCCTGACCCCGCACTGGGAGCTGCCCATGGGCCTGGTGGTGATCGCCATGGTCCTGCTGCTGCCCCGCGGCATCGCCGGGCTGCTGCTGCAGCTCTGCACCCCGCGCAACGCCGTATCCACCGCGGAGACGGAACCGTCCGCTCCCGACACCTTGAAGAAGGAGGCCGGCCTATGA
- a CDS encoding branched-chain amino acid ABC transporter permease, giving the protein MDFPTVLIQTLNGLQYGLLLFLIASGLTLIFGIMHIINLAHGALYMVGAYLAFWLTALTGNLFLAILLGLPLAALLGVLIERFLIQALYRRDHLDQVLMTFGLILVIDSLRSIAWGNDVHSVAIPALLEGSVQLTETLEYPVYRLFISAVCGLIALAMYLILQHSRLGIIIRGGASNREMVQGLGINIRVIYSLVFAAGTALTALAGMVAAPVSSVYPGMGNQILIIAFVVVVIGGLGSIRGAFLAALLVGLTATWGAVLVPEYAGMAIYVLMAVVLLFKPRGLFA; this is encoded by the coding sequence ATGGATTTCCCCACAGTTCTCATCCAGACCCTCAACGGTCTGCAGTACGGCCTGCTGCTGTTCCTCATCGCCAGCGGCCTGACGCTGATCTTCGGCATCATGCACATCATCAACCTGGCCCACGGCGCCCTGTACATGGTCGGCGCCTACCTGGCCTTCTGGCTCACCGCGCTGACCGGCAACCTGTTTCTCGCCATCCTCCTCGGCCTGCCGCTGGCCGCGCTGCTCGGGGTGCTGATCGAGCGCTTCCTGATCCAGGCGCTGTACCGCCGCGACCACCTCGACCAGGTGCTGATGACCTTCGGCCTGATCCTGGTGATCGATTCGCTGCGCAGCATCGCCTGGGGCAACGACGTCCACAGCGTGGCGATTCCGGCGCTGCTGGAAGGCTCGGTGCAGCTCACCGAGACCCTCGAGTACCCGGTCTACCGGCTGTTCATCTCCGCCGTCTGCGGGCTGATCGCCCTGGCCATGTACCTGATCCTGCAGCACAGCCGCCTGGGCATCATCATCCGCGGCGGCGCCAGCAACCGCGAGATGGTCCAGGGCCTGGGCATCAATATCCGGGTCATCTACAGCCTGGTGTTCGCCGCCGGCACCGCGCTCACCGCGCTCGCCGGGATGGTCGCCGCGCCGGTGTCCTCGGTGTATCCGGGCATGGGCAACCAGATCCTCATCATCGCCTTCGTGGTGGTGGTGATCGGCGGCCTGGGTTCGATTCGCGGCGCCTTCCTCGCCGCGCTGCTGGTGGGCCTGACCGCCACCTGGGGCGCGGTGCTGGTGCCCGAGTACGCGGGCATGGCGATCTATGTGCTGATGGCCGTCGTGCTGCTGTTCAAACCGCGCGGGCTGTTCGCCTGA
- a CDS encoding ABC transporter substrate-binding protein, whose amino-acid sequence MNNYKKVAITLSSATLTLALCAGTQAAEPVKVGLLLPYTGTYAALGEAITNGMKLAIEQQGGELGGRAVEYVSVDSEANPGKAVPNMQKLVDGAKVDVVVGPVHSGVGMGAVKVARDSGVPLIIPNAGFNAATGPLCAPNIFRTSFSSWQTAYPMGQVAVDKGYKNVVTLAWRYGFGTESVDGFKEGFEKAGGTVSKEIYVPFPDVEFQSQLTEIAALKPDAVFVFFAGGGAAKFVQDYAAAGLQGKIPLLGSGFLTEGTLAAQGQAAEGVLTTLHYSDSLDTPQNNKFRADYRQQFGKEADVYAVQGYDTGLLLAQSLQQVAGNTADRAAWLAAMSQARIDSPRGEWTFSKARNPVQNVYLREVRDGANRVAGTAASALADPAPGCKL is encoded by the coding sequence ATGAACAACTATAAGAAAGTCGCTATCACCCTGAGCTCCGCCACCCTGACCCTGGCCCTGTGCGCCGGCACGCAGGCGGCCGAGCCGGTCAAGGTCGGCCTGCTGCTGCCCTATACCGGCACCTACGCGGCCCTCGGCGAGGCCATCACCAACGGCATGAAGCTGGCCATCGAGCAGCAGGGCGGTGAACTCGGCGGCCGTGCGGTGGAGTACGTCAGCGTCGACAGCGAGGCCAATCCCGGCAAGGCGGTGCCGAACATGCAGAAGCTGGTCGACGGCGCCAAGGTCGACGTGGTGGTCGGCCCGGTGCATTCCGGGGTGGGCATGGGCGCGGTCAAGGTGGCCCGCGACAGCGGCGTTCCGCTGATCATCCCCAACGCCGGCTTCAACGCCGCCACCGGCCCGCTGTGCGCGCCGAACATCTTCCGTACCTCCTTCAGCTCCTGGCAGACCGCCTACCCGATGGGCCAGGTGGCTGTCGACAAGGGCTACAAGAACGTCGTCACCCTGGCCTGGCGCTACGGTTTCGGCACCGAGTCGGTGGACGGCTTCAAGGAAGGTTTCGAGAAGGCCGGCGGCACCGTCAGCAAGGAAATCTACGTGCCCTTTCCGGACGTCGAGTTCCAGTCGCAACTGACCGAGATCGCCGCCCTGAAGCCCGACGCGGTGTTCGTCTTCTTCGCCGGTGGCGGCGCCGCCAAGTTCGTCCAGGACTACGCCGCCGCGGGCCTGCAGGGCAAGATCCCGCTGCTCGGCTCGGGCTTCCTCACCGAGGGCACCCTGGCCGCGCAGGGTCAGGCCGCCGAGGGGGTGCTGACCACGCTGCACTATTCCGACAGCCTGGATACCCCGCAGAACAACAAGTTCCGCGCGGACTACCGCCAGCAGTTCGGCAAGGAAGCGGACGTCTACGCGGTACAGGGCTACGACACCGGCCTGCTGTTGGCCCAGTCGCTGCAACAGGTGGCCGGCAATACCGCCGACCGCGCCGCCTGGCTCGCCGCCATGAGCCAGGCGCGCATCGACAGCCCGCGCGGCGAGTGGACCTTCTCCAAGGCCCGTAACCCGGTGCAGAACGTCTACCTGCGCGAGGTGCGTGACGGCGCCAACCGGGTGGCGGGCACCGCGGCCAGCGCCCTGGCCGACCCGGCGCCGGGCTGCAAGCTCTAG
- a CDS encoding OprD family porin — protein MKQSIRAPRVLRAPLSLAVALALPSTLMAAEGGFVEDSSATLTARNYYFSRDFSDIVGPNQQSKAEEWAQGFILNFKSGYTQGPVGFGVDAVGLLGLKLDSSPDRVNTGLLPVTDAGRAADEYSRLGAAVKVRVSKTELKVGEQQLVLPVLYFGDIRLLPPTYQGASLVSNEIAGLTLQAGQLRSTSLRNEAGDEALGAMVGFVPRRQAGQLITTDRFNYGGADYAFNANRTSVGAWYAQLEDLYNQRYFSLKHSEPVGDWVLGASLGYFDSTEDGEQLLGKLDNQAAYSLLSAKYGAHTFYLGYQAMFGDDGLPRVFANVSPLGNEVPTFTFDSADERSWQVRYDYDFAALGVPGLVAGVRYLTGDNVDTGRGFEGKEWERDLDIGYVVQSGSLKGLGVKVRNVTARSNYRSDVDENRLIFNYTWNLL, from the coding sequence ATGAAGCAATCGATCCGTGCACCCCGCGTATTGCGGGCCCCCTTGTCCCTGGCCGTCGCCCTGGCCTTGCCCTCGACCCTGATGGCGGCCGAAGGCGGTTTTGTCGAGGACAGCAGCGCCACCCTCACGGCGCGCAACTACTACTTCAGCCGCGACTTCTCCGACATAGTCGGACCGAACCAGCAGTCCAAGGCCGAGGAGTGGGCCCAGGGCTTCATCCTCAACTTCAAGTCCGGCTACACCCAGGGCCCGGTCGGCTTCGGCGTCGACGCCGTCGGCCTGCTCGGCCTCAAGCTCGACAGCAGCCCGGACCGGGTCAACACCGGCCTGCTGCCGGTGACCGACGCGGGCAGGGCGGCCGACGAATACAGCCGCCTGGGGGCGGCGGTGAAGGTCCGGGTGTCGAAGACCGAACTGAAGGTCGGCGAGCAGCAGCTGGTGCTGCCGGTGCTGTACTTCGGCGACATCCGTCTGCTGCCGCCGACCTACCAGGGCGCCAGCCTGGTCTCCAACGAGATCGCCGGGCTGACCCTGCAGGCCGGCCAGCTGCGTTCCACCAGCCTGCGCAACGAGGCCGGCGACGAGGCACTGGGCGCCATGGTCGGTTTCGTCCCGCGGCGCCAGGCCGGCCAGCTGATCACCACCGACCGGTTCAACTACGGCGGCGCCGACTACGCCTTCAACGCCAACCGCACTTCGGTCGGCGCCTGGTACGCCCAGCTCGAGGACCTCTACAACCAGCGCTACTTCAGCCTCAAGCACAGCGAGCCGGTGGGTGACTGGGTGCTCGGCGCCAGCCTCGGCTACTTCGACTCGACCGAGGACGGCGAGCAGCTGCTCGGCAAGCTGGACAACCAGGCGGCCTACTCGCTGCTGTCGGCCAAGTACGGCGCCCACACCTTCTACCTCGGCTACCAGGCGATGTTCGGCGACGACGGCCTGCCACGGGTGTTCGCCAACGTCAGCCCATTGGGCAACGAAGTGCCGACCTTCACCTTCGACTCGGCCGACGAGCGCTCCTGGCAGGTGCGCTACGACTACGACTTCGCCGCCCTGGGCGTGCCGGGCCTGGTGGCCGGGGTGCGCTACCTGACGGGCGACAACGTCGACACCGGCCGTGGCTTCGAGGGCAAGGAGTGGGAGCGCGACCTTGACATCGGCTACGTGGTGCAGAGCGGCTCGCTCAAGGGCCTGGGCGTCAAGGTGCGCAACGTCACCGCGCGCTCCAACTACCGCAGCGACGTCGACGAGAACCGCCTGATCTTCAATTACACCTGGAACCTGCTCTAA